From the Archangium lipolyticum genome, the window GTTGCCCGGCCTGCTCTCTTCGTCAGGGCAGTCACCCACGCCTACAGGGCAATCGTCCGTCGGTGCGTCTCGATAGATCTGAATGCAAACCGGATGGATCTGCCGGTCTGGTGTCTGTGCTTGGGTGAAGCGGCCGAAGAAACGATTCTCCCCAAACACCAGCGTCCCGATCAGCAGGGTGCCGCGTGGTAGTTTGTCCCAACCCATATCCAACTCCAGAGTCATGGGGCCCTCGTGGAGGGTAGGCCTTTCCTGCGGCTCTCCCTTGTAGCCTGGCACAAGGCCATATCCCCGACTGCTAATACCAAACCGGGTGTGCGTCTCGCGCCAGCCAGCGGGGCATTCGACGGGCGCTGGCTCGGGGCGCACCTGGGGACCCGCGCATCCGGTGAGAATGGTGGTGCAGACACCGGCCGCCGTGCAGACCCGTTTGGCAATGGGGATGCATTTCGACGTTTTGCCCCGCGACTGGGACGTGGGCTTCTCTTCGGGCTTCAAGCGGGATTCTTTCTGACGAAGCATGGTGGGGGAGGGCGCGGGGGGTTGGGCCCTGTCGGGCGCCGCGCTTGATATAGCTTCGGCAGGGTTGCCCGATCGCGCCACTTCGCGGACAAAAGCAGCCTGAGTCGTCACCTCACCCTGAGTGGATGTGTAAGGTTGGAGTGCGGCCCTCTTCTCTTCGGGCGGGGGCTTGGGCGGGCGCATGGAGCCCACCGCGATCGCCACCACCGCGAGCCCCACCATCAGCGCGATCCCCAGGGGAAGGGCGTCCGCACCGCTCATCCAGCGGCGCCCGCCCCGGGCCCTCCCTGGCTCGGCTTCGTCAGCCATTGCCCCCACGGCGGGGCTTTCCGCGTGTCGTGAGGCGGCTGCCTCTGTCTCGTGAGCGGCCGGTGTGTCCACCGCCAGGGTGGGTACCTCAACAAGGGCGGGCGGCTCGTCCGGCGGCGCTGCCGCTGGTTCCTCCTGCACTGGTGGCTCCTCCACTGGCCTCCAGCCGCGCCGGGGCCTGTGGGCCATCCACCGCTGTCCCTCCCTCGGTTTCTTCTGGTGGGGTTCTCCGCCCTTGCCCGAATTGCTCTCCGTCGTCGCGTCGTGGGGCGGCGGAGGTTCCATCAGCGGCACGTCCCAGCTCGCGTCCCCCTCGGCCGCGGCCAGCACCGCTTCCAGTGCCTCGCACAACTCGTCGTCATCCTTGAAGCGTGCCCTCGCGTCCTTCTCCAGCATGCGCATGCACAGCCGGCTCGCCGCCTCGGGCACTCGCGGGTTCGTGACGTGGGGCTCCCTGGGCGTGTTCAGCAGGATCCGGTCATGCAGCCCCATCACCATCCGGCCGCCGAAGGGCACCTCATCCGTCAGCAGCCAGTACAGGAGCACCCCCATCGCCCACAACTCGTCGGACAGCGTGTAGGTGTAGATGTTTTCTTCTGTCTCGCCCCTCAGGAACTTGATCATCTCGGGGCTGCGATACTCGGGGGTCCCGGGCGGCACCAGGCCCGGCGTCGTCTCCGTGGGAATTCCCTTCATGGCCCCGAAACCGAAGTCGATCACCACCGGCTCGCCGTCGTCGGCGCGGATCATGATGTTCGTTTCCTTCAGGTCCCGGTGCAGCACCTCGCGCCGATGCACCTCCCTCATGGCTCGCGCGACCTTCAAGTACGTGTTCATCCCCACCCGGGCCGTGGGGTTGAAGCGCTGCGCCCACCGGTCCATCGTCAGCCCGGGGACGTAGTCCATGACGATGTACGGATAGCCCAGGT encodes:
- a CDS encoding serine/threonine protein kinase; amino-acid sequence: MIIHLPRIGARVGDYIITQKLGEGGSGHVYKAERGERSFAIKFLADLELTGWNRREITLMLRLQLPNVVGFRACERWPDPDLGYPYIVMDYVPGLTMDRWAQRFNPTARVGMNTYLKVARAMREVHRREVLHRDLKETNIMIRADDGEPVVIDFGFGAMKGIPTETTPGLVPPGTPEYRSPEMIKFLRGETEENIYTYTLSDELWAMGVLLYWLLTDEVPFGGRMVMGLHDRILLNTPREPHVTNPRVPEAASRLCMRMLEKDARARFKDDDELCEALEAVLAAAEGDASWDVPLMEPPPPHDATTESNSGKGGEPHQKKPREGQRWMAHRPRRGWRPVEEPPVQEEPAAAPPDEPPALVEVPTLAVDTPAAHETEAAASRHAESPAVGAMADEAEPGRARGGRRWMSGADALPLGIALMVGLAVVAIAVGSMRPPKPPPEEKRAALQPYTSTQGEVTTQAAFVREVARSGNPAEAISSAAPDRAQPPAPSPTMLRQKESRLKPEEKPTSQSRGKTSKCIPIAKRVCTAAGVCTTILTGCAGPQVRPEPAPVECPAGWRETHTRFGISSRGYGLVPGYKGEPQERPTLHEGPMTLELDMGWDKLPRGTLLIGTLVFGENRFFGRFTQAQTPDRQIHPVCIQIYRDAPTDDCPVGVGDCPDEESRPGNIKGTSILQLSQTNRFQ